In the genome of Hymenobacter taeanensis, one region contains:
- a CDS encoding peptidoglycan DD-metalloendopeptidase family protein produces the protein MLAQILETHQHEFAAVLPVDLNAPDVARLDFTAANPLLQNANLRDTAAFEELVSQLLAAQHAHIGVGGYLENRVIYRRSGLFGAPDPAVPSRSLHLGVDVWLRAGTPVLAPLDAVVHSVQDNDNFGDYGPTVILEHQLEDTTFYTLYGHLTRRETLLLRPGMAIEKGEVFTEVGPAPENGDWPPHLHFQVISDMLGLTGDFPGVALPAERDKWAALCPDPNLILQSQWL, from the coding sequence GGAAACTCATCAGCACGAATTTGCCGCCGTGCTGCCCGTTGACCTCAATGCCCCCGATGTAGCCCGCCTTGATTTCACGGCAGCCAACCCGTTGCTCCAGAATGCCAACCTGCGCGATACTGCCGCCTTTGAAGAGCTGGTGAGCCAGCTGCTTGCAGCTCAACATGCGCACATTGGCGTGGGCGGCTACCTCGAGAACCGGGTTATTTACCGCCGCAGCGGCTTGTTTGGCGCGCCCGATCCGGCGGTGCCTTCCCGCTCGCTCCACCTGGGCGTAGATGTGTGGCTCCGCGCTGGCACCCCCGTACTGGCGCCGCTTGATGCCGTGGTACACAGCGTGCAGGACAACGATAACTTCGGCGACTACGGCCCCACCGTAATTCTGGAGCACCAGCTCGAGGACACGACTTTTTATACCCTGTATGGCCATCTTACCCGCCGCGAAACCCTGTTGCTGCGCCCTGGTATGGCCATTGAAAAAGGCGAAGTATTTACGGAAGTAGGTCCGGCCCCTGAAAACGGTGACTGGCCCCCGCACCTGCACTTTCAGGTTATCAGTGATATGCTGGGGCTAACGGGGGACTTCCCCGGCGTAGCCCTCCCTGCAGAGCGGGATAAATGGGCCGCTCTCTGCCCCGACCCAAACCTGATTTTGCAGAGCCAGTGGCTTTAG
- a CDS encoding T9SS-dependent choice-of-anchor J family protein yields MMNKYSLQRLLPALMALGLSTGAMAQVTLQNSSYTQDFDGIGTALPVGFSVRTGATATALGTEVALTTAKTPWANTSGRFSNYASADGLTAAADAAAQDASTDRALGVRQTGSFGDPGAAFVFQAVNTTNKTSFSLSFKLQSLDNTSARTTAWRVDYGTGENPTNFQTIGSGTSLGNTSFSNTPITVDFENALNNKSEKVWIRIVALANSTGSGSRPTTAIDDFSLTWNTVSATDPAISVPTTPLTFASQLINTASASQNYQISAVNLTGDVTVTAPASFTVSKDNTAFSSTITFTPAELATAKPVYVRYTPTAIGAASGNITHTTPGGVNQTVAVSGTAFDPNNLLFSFDNCTGSPSEGWTQFSVTGAQTWGCTTFGRDANDATGKASKPNGLQINGFSGSSVLNEDWLISPALNTSSFAYPLLSFYSRVAFSGAPLQLKVSTNYSGTGSPNAAGVTWTTVDAAFPAIGSDTWTLTDNVDLSAFKSATLYVAFVYNSTTDEAARWTLDDIRVRNSTTAPPPSLAVNTSTLAFGYRAPNTVTTQTLNVTLRDLTAAATITSSNPVFQLSKDGTAFSNSISFDAIEASSTPKTIAVRFSPTQASTSYSSTLTVASTGATSLTIDATGNTYNVANTLEVVSWNIEWFGSQAGLGPQDKALQQENVKTMLTNLNADIFALAEVVDTVRLGTVVRQLGGYRYMVSPAASGGSSAGNNSFYATAQKLVFVYRTSVIKNPTFKVLLECDNQATNCAAYSDWSSGRYPYSMEADVELNGTTNHMLVVLIHAKANTSPVVDAYNRRKAGATALKAKLDADYPTTKFVIVGDYNDDLDETITAGAPTTESSYKAFVDDAANYQALTLPLSLAKKKSTVSYNDVIDHAVASNELAANYLTGSAEIQTSLAALIPNYANTTSDHYPVQTRYVFGTVTSTKSARLAQQLSISPNPVHNTLSLQLPTQVGELTLNVTSTDGRVVFVGTGRAELLTQQLSQRVGSLKAGMYLVRATSAQQVYFGRFVKQ; encoded by the coding sequence ATGATGAACAAGTACAGTTTACAGCGTTTGCTTCCGGCTCTGATGGCTCTGGGCCTCAGTACGGGGGCTATGGCGCAGGTAACGCTTCAAAACAGCTCCTATACCCAAGATTTCGACGGTATCGGTACAGCATTGCCTGTTGGCTTCTCCGTTCGTACGGGCGCTACAGCTACTGCTCTCGGCACTGAAGTGGCCCTCACAACTGCCAAGACGCCCTGGGCGAACACATCGGGGCGGTTTAGCAATTATGCTTCCGCTGATGGCTTAACGGCTGCTGCTGATGCTGCCGCACAAGACGCATCTACTGACCGCGCCCTGGGCGTACGCCAGACGGGCAGTTTCGGAGACCCCGGAGCTGCTTTTGTTTTTCAGGCTGTTAACACCACTAACAAAACCAGCTTTTCGCTTTCCTTTAAGCTTCAGTCGCTGGATAATACTTCCGCTCGTACTACTGCGTGGCGCGTAGATTATGGCACTGGTGAGAACCCCACCAACTTCCAGACCATTGGCTCAGGCACTAGCTTAGGTAACACCTCATTCAGCAATACGCCTATTACAGTCGACTTCGAAAACGCGCTCAACAACAAGAGCGAGAAAGTATGGATTCGGATTGTAGCTTTGGCCAATTCTACGGGTTCAGGCAGCCGGCCTACTACGGCCATCGACGACTTTTCGCTGACCTGGAATACCGTATCGGCCACTGACCCAGCCATCTCGGTGCCGACTACACCTCTCACGTTTGCCAGCCAGCTGATCAATACGGCTTCTGCTTCGCAGAACTACCAGATCAGCGCCGTAAACCTCACGGGCGATGTGACCGTTACGGCTCCCGCCAGCTTTACGGTTTCGAAGGACAACACCGCTTTCAGCTCTACAATCACTTTCACCCCGGCTGAACTGGCTACTGCCAAGCCAGTATATGTGCGCTACACCCCCACGGCTATTGGGGCTGCTTCTGGCAACATCACGCACACTACCCCCGGTGGAGTAAACCAGACGGTTGCCGTTTCGGGTACCGCCTTCGACCCCAACAACCTGCTCTTCAGCTTTGATAACTGCACGGGCTCTCCGTCGGAAGGCTGGACGCAGTTTAGCGTAACGGGTGCTCAAACCTGGGGGTGCACCACCTTCGGGCGCGATGCTAATGATGCTACCGGCAAAGCCTCTAAGCCCAACGGCCTGCAGATCAACGGCTTTTCTGGTTCCAGCGTGCTCAACGAAGACTGGCTGATTTCGCCGGCGCTGAATACGTCTTCTTTTGCCTATCCGCTGCTGTCGTTCTACAGCCGCGTGGCCTTCAGTGGTGCCCCGCTGCAGCTGAAAGTTTCCACAAACTATTCCGGTACCGGCAGCCCCAACGCCGCCGGCGTAACCTGGACAACCGTTGATGCCGCCTTCCCGGCTATTGGCTCCGACACCTGGACGCTGACGGACAACGTAGACCTGTCGGCTTTCAAGTCGGCTACGCTGTACGTGGCTTTCGTGTATAACTCTACTACTGATGAAGCCGCGCGCTGGACGCTGGATGACATTCGTGTGCGCAACTCTACCACTGCGCCGCCGCCATCGCTGGCAGTAAACACCTCTACACTGGCCTTTGGCTACCGCGCTCCTAACACGGTAACCACCCAAACGCTGAACGTAACCCTACGCGACCTGACGGCCGCCGCCACCATTACCTCCTCTAACCCAGTTTTTCAGCTGTCGAAGGATGGTACCGCTTTCAGCAACTCTATAAGCTTCGACGCTATTGAAGCCAGTAGTACCCCCAAAACAATTGCTGTCCGCTTCAGCCCCACGCAGGCCAGCACCAGCTACAGCAGCACCCTCACGGTGGCCAGCACAGGCGCAACTTCCCTCACCATTGATGCTACCGGCAACACCTACAACGTGGCTAACACGTTGGAAGTAGTAAGTTGGAACATTGAGTGGTTTGGCTCGCAGGCAGGCCTGGGTCCCCAAGACAAGGCTCTGCAGCAGGAGAACGTAAAAACCATGCTCACTAACCTCAACGCCGACATTTTTGCGCTGGCTGAGGTAGTTGATACGGTGCGTTTGGGTACGGTTGTGCGCCAGTTGGGTGGCTACCGCTACATGGTGTCGCCGGCCGCATCGGGCGGAAGCTCGGCCGGGAATAACTCCTTCTATGCCACGGCGCAGAAGCTGGTATTCGTGTACCGTACCAGCGTTATCAAGAACCCCACCTTCAAGGTGCTGCTGGAGTGTGATAACCAGGCAACCAACTGCGCGGCTTATTCCGATTGGTCGTCGGGCCGTTACCCTTATTCCATGGAGGCTGATGTGGAGCTGAACGGCACCACCAACCACATGCTGGTAGTATTGATTCACGCTAAAGCCAACACCAGCCCGGTAGTTGATGCCTATAACCGCCGGAAAGCGGGTGCTACGGCTCTGAAGGCTAAGCTTGATGCCGATTACCCCACCACCAAGTTTGTGATTGTGGGCGACTATAACGACGACCTCGACGAGACTATCACCGCTGGTGCTCCCACTACGGAGTCTTCGTATAAGGCGTTCGTAGATGATGCCGCCAACTACCAGGCACTCACATTGCCCCTGAGCTTGGCCAAGAAGAAGTCGACGGTGAGCTACAACGACGTAATTGACCACGCCGTGGCTTCAAACGAACTGGCTGCTAACTACCTGACCGGTTCGGCCGAAATTCAGACTAGCCTCGCTGCTCTGATTCCGAACTATGCCAACACTACTTCTGACCACTACCCAGTGCAAACCCGGTACGTGTTCGGCACGGTTACTTCAACTAAGTCGGCTCGTCTGGCGCAGCAGCTGTCCATCAGCCCCAACCCGGTGCACAATACCCTGAGCCTGCAGCTGCCTACGCAGGTAGGAGAGCTGACCCTGAACGTAACCTCTACCGATGGTCGGGTGGTGTTTGTGGGTACTGGCCGCGCTGAGCTGCTCACGCAGCAGCTCAGCCAGCGTGTAGGATCTCTCAAAGCTGGCATGTACCTGGTGCGCGCTACCAGCGCCCAGCAAGTTTACTTTGGCCGCTTTGTGAAGCAATAA
- a CDS encoding ABC transporter permease, translating into MNVSKYISGKIDGADSGSFTSSVTKIAIISIAMGLAVMVVSFAILEGFRNEIQSKIFSFGAHLQISKYDTNNSLQVAPIATPQLLQELKSNPQVKSLQPFARKAAIIKTKEEVLGVVLKGIDEKSGPSPMRQNLVEGKFLSFPDSASNDIMLSRKVADKLRLKPGDKALFYFIQNPPRVRRFTVSGIYQTGLDEFDEVYVIGDLRQVQELYSWPDTLVGGVEVVLKDFNRLDPVADTLYENLRYDLKLDKITDQYAQLFDWLQLLNRNVVIFLILIIFVATFNMVATIFIMILERTNMIGVLKAIGATDNQIRSMFFFRGLSLTLRGMLYGNLVGLGFCAIQYFFHPIPLDPENYYMDRVPVYWDPFIIVVLNAATFLTSLLAVLIPTYLISRIKPVTAIKFD; encoded by the coding sequence GTGAACGTATCGAAGTACATATCTGGTAAGATTGACGGGGCCGACTCCGGTTCTTTCACCTCGTCGGTGACAAAGATAGCCATCATCAGCATTGCCATGGGGCTTGCTGTGATGGTGGTGTCGTTTGCCATTCTGGAAGGCTTCCGCAACGAGATTCAGAGCAAGATATTCTCTTTTGGCGCGCACTTGCAGATCAGCAAGTACGATACCAACAATTCTCTGCAGGTGGCGCCCATTGCCACGCCGCAGCTGTTGCAGGAGCTGAAGAGTAATCCGCAGGTGAAATCCTTGCAGCCATTTGCCCGTAAGGCCGCCATCATCAAAACCAAAGAGGAAGTGCTGGGCGTGGTGCTCAAGGGCATTGATGAGAAGTCGGGGCCCTCACCCATGCGCCAGAACCTGGTCGAGGGCAAGTTTCTGTCGTTTCCTGATTCGGCCAGCAACGATATTATGCTCTCGCGGAAAGTGGCCGACAAGCTGCGCCTCAAGCCCGGCGACAAAGCCCTGTTCTACTTCATTCAGAACCCGCCCCGCGTCCGGCGCTTTACGGTAAGCGGCATCTATCAGACTGGCCTAGACGAGTTTGATGAGGTATACGTTATCGGTGATTTACGCCAGGTGCAGGAGCTGTACTCCTGGCCCGATACGCTGGTGGGAGGTGTAGAAGTAGTGCTGAAAGACTTCAACCGCCTCGACCCCGTGGCCGATACGCTGTATGAAAACCTGCGCTACGACCTGAAGCTGGATAAGATTACCGACCAGTATGCCCAGCTCTTCGACTGGCTGCAACTGCTGAATCGCAACGTGGTCATCTTCCTGATTCTGATCATTTTCGTAGCTACGTTTAATATGGTGGCTACCATCTTTATCATGATTCTGGAGCGCACCAATATGATTGGGGTGCTTAAGGCCATTGGGGCTACCGACAACCAGATCAGGAGCATGTTTTTCTTCCGGGGCTTGAGCCTCACCTTGCGCGGCATGCTGTACGGCAACCTGGTAGGCCTGGGGTTCTGTGCCATTCAGTACTTTTTCCACCCCATTCCGCTTGACCCCGAGAACTACTATATGGACCGCGTGCCCGTGTACTGGGACCCATTTATTATTGTGGTGTTGAACGCGGCTACTTTTCTTACATCGTTGCTGGCCGTACTTATTCCCACGTATCTCATCTCGCGTATTAAGCCGGTAACCGCTATCAAGTTCGACTAA
- a CDS encoding exo-beta-N-acetylmuramidase NamZ family protein, whose amino-acid sequence MFPAFSTGLLGLSLLLSDCARPVATATPAAPATSVTTLPATVAPAPKQALRVGAEQFDRYLPLLKGKRVGLVVNQTARVGQAFLVDTLLAKGVGVKVIFGPEHGFRGEAADGATIKDGKDSRSGLPALSLYGATKKPTPEMLKDVDVLVFDIQDVGTRFYTFISTMHYVMEAAAEQGKEVIILDRPNPNGWYVDGPVMEPQHKSFVGMHPIPVVHGLTVGELARMINGEKWLAGGKQCRLTVVPVQGYTHATRYELPVRPSPNLPNAHSVALYPSICLFEGTDVSVGRGTDSPFEVIGAPTQPATRPYRFTPRPNTGSPTPPQNGKVCYGQDLRQTGNDVGFSLKYLLDFYQQSTDKEHFFGKYFEQLTGTRSLREQVIAGKSEQEIRNSWEPALGQYKAMRKKYLLYPEA is encoded by the coding sequence ATGTTTCCAGCCTTTTCCACCGGCCTGCTAGGCCTCTCGCTCCTGCTCTCTGATTGTGCCCGCCCGGTAGCCACGGCCACACCGGCCGCTCCTGCTACTTCGGTTACAACTCTACCCGCAACTGTGGCGCCTGCACCCAAGCAAGCCTTGCGCGTGGGAGCTGAGCAGTTTGACCGTTACCTGCCGCTGCTGAAGGGCAAACGCGTGGGCTTGGTGGTTAACCAAACGGCGCGCGTAGGCCAGGCATTTTTAGTGGATACCCTGCTGGCTAAGGGGGTGGGGGTAAAAGTGATTTTTGGGCCGGAGCACGGTTTCCGGGGCGAAGCTGCGGATGGGGCTACTATTAAAGATGGTAAGGACTCCCGCAGTGGCCTACCGGCGCTTAGCCTTTACGGCGCCACCAAAAAGCCTACCCCCGAAATGCTCAAGGATGTAGATGTGCTGGTGTTTGACATTCAGGATGTGGGCACGCGCTTCTACACCTTCATCAGCACCATGCACTACGTGATGGAAGCCGCCGCGGAGCAAGGGAAAGAAGTTATTATTCTCGACCGGCCCAACCCCAATGGCTGGTACGTAGATGGCCCCGTTATGGAGCCCCAGCACAAGTCGTTTGTGGGCATGCACCCTATTCCGGTGGTGCACGGCCTAACGGTGGGGGAGCTGGCCCGAATGATAAATGGGGAGAAGTGGCTGGCGGGCGGCAAACAGTGCCGCCTCACCGTGGTGCCCGTGCAGGGCTATACCCATGCCACCCGCTACGAGCTGCCCGTGCGCCCTTCCCCCAACCTGCCCAATGCCCATTCGGTAGCCTTGTACCCCAGCATTTGCCTCTTTGAGGGCACTGATGTAAGCGTGGGCCGCGGCACCGACTCGCCTTTTGAAGTAATTGGGGCCCCTACCCAGCCTGCTACCCGCCCCTACCGCTTTACCCCCAGGCCCAACACTGGCTCGCCTACCCCGCCCCAAAACGGCAAGGTTTGCTATGGCCAGGATTTGCGCCAAACCGGCAACGATGTAGGGTTCAGCCTGAAATATTTGTTAGACTTCTACCAGCAGAGCACCGATAAGGAGCACTTCTTCGGCAAGTACTTTGAGCAGCTCACAGGCACGCGCAGCCTGCGCGAGCAGGTAATTGCCGGCAAGTCAGAGCAGGAAATCCGTAACTCATGGGAGCCGGCGCTAGGCCAGTATAAGGCCATGCGCAAGAAATATTTGCTCTACCCTGAAGCATAG
- the fmt gene encoding methionyl-tRNA formyltransferase: MTTPTPAAPLRVIFMGTPEFAVPTLQALLSWAGCQVVAVLTAPDKPAGRGRQLAESAVKQAAVQHGLPVLQPTNLKDQAFQAELLAYAADLQVVVAFRMLPEAVWNMPRLGSINIHASLLPQYRGAAPINWALIHGDTQTGVTSFFLRHEIDTGDLIYQDVVNIVPEDDFGSLYEKLKAAGAALALRSVQAIAAGTAPSLPQPELPDLRPAPKLQKELGRLDFTQPAPALANLVRGLSPIPTAFTQLPDGRTLKVFKAQPLDDEDASGPDTGVPGTWFTDGRTYLRVQTADGLLDLLDVQLEGKKRMNTPDFLRGFNASLLKTNL; the protein is encoded by the coding sequence ATGACAACACCTACCCCTGCTGCACCACTCCGCGTTATTTTCATGGGTACGCCTGAGTTTGCCGTGCCCACCCTCCAGGCCCTGCTTTCTTGGGCGGGCTGCCAGGTAGTAGCCGTACTTACAGCTCCCGATAAGCCCGCGGGCCGCGGACGCCAGCTAGCGGAATCGGCGGTGAAGCAGGCCGCAGTGCAGCACGGCTTACCAGTGTTGCAACCTACCAACCTCAAAGACCAGGCGTTTCAGGCTGAGCTACTGGCCTACGCCGCCGACCTGCAGGTGGTGGTGGCCTTCCGAATGCTGCCCGAGGCAGTCTGGAATATGCCTCGCCTCGGCTCCATAAACATTCATGCCTCATTGCTGCCCCAGTACCGCGGCGCGGCGCCAATCAACTGGGCGCTCATTCACGGCGACACCCAAACGGGCGTAACGTCCTTCTTCCTGCGCCACGAGATTGACACCGGCGACCTGATTTACCAGGATGTAGTAAACATTGTGCCCGAGGATGATTTTGGCTCTCTGTATGAGAAGCTGAAAGCGGCCGGAGCGGCGCTGGCGCTGCGCTCGGTGCAGGCCATTGCGGCGGGTACCGCGCCCAGCTTGCCTCAGCCAGAACTGCCTGATTTGCGCCCCGCCCCCAAACTGCAAAAAGAGCTCGGCCGCCTCGATTTCACGCAACCGGCTCCGGCACTGGCCAACCTGGTGCGGGGCCTCTCCCCCATCCCTACTGCCTTTACCCAGCTGCCCGATGGCCGCACCCTCAAAGTATTTAAAGCTCAACCACTTGATGATGAAGATGCCAGCGGCCCCGATACCGGCGTGCCCGGCACCTGGTTTACTGATGGCCGCACGTACCTGCGCGTGCAGACTGCTGATGGCCTGCTAGACTTGCTGGATGTGCAGCTGGAGGGGAAAAAGCGCATGAACACCCCTGACTTTCTGCGCGGCTTCAACGCCAGCCTTCTCAAAACAAACCTGTAG
- a CDS encoding dihydrofolate reductase, translating to MTGLVVAVAQNGVIGGDNRLLWHLPLDLKHFKELTQGHPIVMGRRTYESIGRPLPNRTNIIVTRQPNWQAPGCEVAYSVPQALEMARALDEQVMVIGGGEIYRQALPAAEVVYLTEVHHDFEGDVTFPELSPVEWREETRERHEPDEKHAYPFSFVTLRRR from the coding sequence ATGACCGGTTTAGTAGTAGCTGTAGCTCAAAACGGAGTAATTGGGGGCGACAACCGCCTGTTGTGGCATTTGCCGCTTGATCTGAAGCATTTTAAAGAACTCACTCAGGGGCACCCCATCGTGATGGGCCGACGCACTTACGAGAGCATTGGCCGCCCCTTACCCAACCGCACAAATATTATAGTCACCAGGCAGCCCAACTGGCAGGCTCCGGGTTGCGAGGTGGCCTACTCCGTACCTCAGGCCTTAGAAATGGCGCGGGCCCTGGATGAGCAGGTGATGGTAATTGGGGGTGGCGAAATCTACCGCCAGGCGCTACCCGCCGCCGAAGTGGTATACCTGACGGAAGTGCACCACGACTTTGAAGGCGACGTAACCTTCCCGGAACTCTCGCCCGTTGAATGGCGCGAAGAAACCCGCGAGCGGCACGAGCCCGACGAGAAGCACGCCTACCCTTTCAGCTTCGTAACCCTCCGGCGCAGATAA